From the genome of Apostichopus japonicus isolate 1M-3 chromosome 17, ASM3797524v1, whole genome shotgun sequence:
AAAGGGTGAGGCAAAGGGGACATAAGATGCACTTGCAGAATAACCAATATAGTTTGATTTCTCCTAATTTACGTTCAAATAAAAGGGTATGCATACAAGACATGTAAAAGTTTTTTCagtcttcatgaatattcaaagatttTGATAATTTAATTGTGCAAGAGGTGATGCATCTCTTCCCATGAGAACTTAACCCTCTGCAAAGTCTTCCTAAATCAACCTACTATTTCCAATGCTTGCTTCAAGCTATCCCATATAAAACTAACTGCCTTTGAAACCATGATTGACAGCCTGGGTTATGATCAGACATCTCACCTTGTCAACGTTTTCTCTCGTCTTGGCAGACGTTTCCACGTAGCTGACTTTCCAGGCTGTCGCCCTCTCTTGAGCCTCCTCTAGGCTGACCTGTCGGGCATCGGTCAAGTCCGCCTTGTTCCCCACCAGTAGAAATGGAATTTGATCCTCTGATTTGTTATGTTTAACTCGAAGAATCTGCTCTCTGAAAACAataagaaatggaaaaaaaaattaaaaaaccaTAACACTCACGCAgaaaattatgaataaatatcCACAAAATTGAAGTGTGTAACTTGTATTAGTTCatgtagttactgtactagctagcTCTCCTCTCACCGGAATCAACCACCTTTTGCTCATGTCATTAGCATTTCatcttttaaataatttaatcaCTTGATAAACAATAATTAATTCAGTTCGGGCCACTTTATAATCTTTTGgcatttcaatttttatttcttaCTGAAATTTTTTCGATTGAGAATGAACatctatttaaaaataaatatattagtatatatcaatattaaaccCCTGTTTTGATATTCAAACTGATATTTTTGGAAAGACTTTGGTAAACTGATCGCCTCATATCTAACACGGCAAGTCTGTTTAACATACAACAGACGACATAAACCGTCGCCAAGATTGGCCGTTGAGATTCCAGAGGGATGTCGAAGCCGGCATGACGAGAAATTTTATGGCATAAATTGATCGCATGATAACTGCCGCCAGAGAAAAAGAGCAGGATTTTAATAGAGGCCCGAACTAGGATGCCGAAAAATCATCCACTCAGAAAATCTAATCAAAATGCTTGGTAACCATGGCGATAATAAcacattgaaataaaatttttTCGCTATCATCATAATGGAGTTTATAAAGACGAGTGGGGTGGAAGGGCTAgaggaaatttttttttattaagatgGCATTCCttttctctgtctctctcttgtGTGTTTGTGAGTATTGTAACCTTGCAGCAAGCACATTTATGTACAAGCGATGGTTTAGTTCTGTTTTCCATCCTTCAGGCCTTTCACCTCTTTTTTCGATTATCAATGTTGCAAATTAAAGTAATCTTTATCATCTCATTTCAGCGAGACCACAAGGACAAGAGAAATTTATTGTGAAACCTAAggcggggggggtggggggtggggttacAGTCCACTCAGCAGATATGaaaattttttatatttgtaaactTTGGTAACGATTTTCTGAATAATGTGTCGAAGATCgtatatgaaaataaaacatccCAACAGCTTGCACTGATGCCACAAATCACCACACTTggggatatttacgagtgacgttACCTACCTGTCTCATATGCACTCTGATCTTCCTAGCTACAGTTAAAAACCACGTGTAGGTAGGAAACACGTACAAGGGGATTGAGGAAAatcgaaaaatatattctgacTTCACAAAGGTCTGTTCATATTAACACAATTAAATTTTCGGCATTTATTAAAGTGGTGAGTTAATAAAGCAGCTTCTAAAACTGAATTCATCAGAATCAATAGACTAGAATTAAAAATTATTCAATAATAAATACACAATCagccaaaaaatgaaaaaccaCAATGGAAATTTTATGACCACGCTAACAAAAATCACAAAGTGAACCGGGAAAGGATGgtgaaagcaaaacaaaatgtaacagtGAATTTGTAGTCCTGCACCATCCCaacctactcccccccccctcacaattgtttattattgcaaataaacaatataaagtGTTTGCTAAAAGTATCTTGCAGGCCAGGTATCCACTACATTGTAACTGAAGCAGACAGCTCCTTTAACATTACTACATGAAGATATGGTTCCTGAATTctccttaaaaataatgctgCAAACTCAACAATATGTTCTTTGGTTTTTAACTTGCATTTTTCGACATCAGTTATCCACCACATAAATAACAAATGCAGCAGCTTCAGGTGCTTTAATATCACTAGACTTGGAGATGCGGTACCTGAATTctgttttaaaattttttaCAAACCCAACAATTTTATTCTTTGCTTTAACTTGTATTTTATACATCAGTTATCCAGTGCCACATAACTTACAAGTGCAGCATCCAGCTACTTTAATATCACCAGACGTGTAGATCTATGTGGTACCTGAATTCTGTCGTGGTTGCGAATGATTCCTGCTCTGTGATGCTGAAGACGCATAGGAATCCTTCACCGGACCTGAAATAATTATCTCTGATGGCAGCGTAATCCTCTTGGCCTGCCGTGTCCAGGATGTCAATCTGTACCTCGTCTCCATCCAGCGTCACCTTCTTACGATAGCTGTCCGCTTTGGTAGGTTCGTAGTCTTCGATGAACTGTGAAAGGAGTACGGAAACAATGTAAGAGGCTTCTACGATCGTGACTGTGATTATTAAAAGATtacgattatgattattaaaagCAGCTCTCTGACATGTCTTAAAACAGGAGACTGACAAGATTGCACAAAGTCATCAAAATGATCTTGGTTTAAGTAAATGCTGAAAACAAATCAGATTTAGTATGGGGCAGGGGAAGAGTGGGTAGGGGAAGGGGCGGAGGGGGGTAGCAGACAAATTTAACCCAATCAAAATGGTATACAGTAGCTTATGATCATATGCTTGTGACTTTCTGACATTTCTTAAAAAGGAGAATACTGAAAATGAAtcagagggaggggtggggttgggggggagaGAGTTGAAAAACTTTACCAAACAAGAGGGTAACCAATATCTTCAACGTATTGTTACCATGCTACTATTCTAACCTCCTGTATCCTATCAACGTATGATACCGAATAGATTGTAGTCAAAGTCtaattatgatatttaaaatttgATCAATGATAATCTTGCCTTGATTCCCATACCCTGGTAGCTTTGGTAACaacagttaaaaattaaaaaaagcaaAATCATGAAAACCTGCTTGAAATACTCATGTTCTTGTTTGGCTATAAAAATTCAACAAACCCACATTATTAAGAACCTTTTTGAAAGTATATTTAATAGCTACAAATATTTTTCTTGCATTCCATGTGTGAAGCGTTAGGGACTCCATGTTAGTGTTAGGAGATGGAGAGGGTAGTCCCCCTGGAAGAGTTGGGGAGGACTATCCCTTGGCTCCAGTTtagagaaggaagggcattgaccggaggagccggtcatagagggcgcacagtgttaacaGGTTACCagtcattctaggcacggtagaaggaggtgctaaggttgtggggagacaggtaagcgaggaacgaagtaaatttcATAGCTACAAATATTTTTCTTGCATTATGAAACCATCCAAACGAGTTACAGATCAATAAACTTTACCAGTAATTAACCGTAgttctttttccttcttttttaacTTATTCATTTTGTGAATAAATCATATTCATGAATACTGACTTGAAAGTTCAACATCTGTCGACAAAGGGAGAAATGCTGCCTGTACAATCACCTGGAAAGGAGCCTAACGCCGCATTCCCCGGATTTTAATTGCACCGAGAAGGGAAAACAATTCATCCTCCGGGTAATTTACTCATTAGACTTTCCACCCGCAGGAATAAATCCACATGACAGGTTTTTATGGTTTCACAGTTGACAATTTGCGGTTATATCGCTATTTAAAGAGATTTAGTTCACCTAATGGGACTCGATTAAGGACCAGAGCCTCGGAGGTGACAAACATTCAACGTTCTGTTTCTCATTAACAGTTTAGCCACGATACGATGTATGTATCTTAGCACCACACTACGCACGATTCATTAAGCTATTAAAACTTTCATTACATTATAAGCAAATGTGcaatttgtaaattttgtcAGCCTTAAGGAgctttgtcaaaataaaatttaaaaaatatggttGTTGTGATAtgataatgtaatgtaatgtaatgtaaataaaatcttatatagcgcactatgcgcgatgcatctgtgcacttta
Proteins encoded in this window:
- the LOC139984223 gene encoding ras-related protein O-RAL-like isoform X1 produces the protein MQAWLDCRGGTVESPTGEGKSKIEEGEDREPVEPSYQPPKKKKMSKTKQQQTDIHKVIMVGSGGVGKSALTLQFMYDEFIEDYEPTKADSYRKKVTLDGDEVQIDILDTAGQEDYAAIRDNYFRSGEGFLCVFSITEQESFATTTEFREQILRVKHNKSEDQIPFLLVGNKADLTDARQVSLEEAQERATAWKVSYVETSAKTRENVDKAFFDLMRKIRDQKLTENQKQNGKPEKVKKKRKCLIL
- the LOC139984223 gene encoding ras-related protein O-RAL-like isoform X2 encodes the protein MSKTKQQQTDIHKVIMVGSGGVGKSALTLQFMYDEFIEDYEPTKADSYRKKVTLDGDEVQIDILDTAGQEDYAAIRDNYFRSGEGFLCVFSITEQESFATTTEFREQILRVKHNKSEDQIPFLLVGNKADLTDARQVSLEEAQERATAWKVSYVETSAKTRENVDKAFFDLMRKIRDQKLTENQKQNGKPEKVKKKRKCLIL